AGATGGCAAATATTTAAACATTAAAAAGGAGGTCAATCCCGTGATGCTTCCAAAAATAAAACCCCGCATATTTCCAAAACCGGAAGTCTTCGGCTCAATGAGCATGATAAAAATGAAAAAAAAGCTTACGAGCGAGATGGGATTAATCTGCTGCGCCATTAATGGAATTGAAAAAAATAGTAAAAATCCTAAAACATGCGGGATTTTTTTCATGGAATAAACAATATATAAGCCAGCTACTATTATTACGAATATGTTGGATTCTATGCCCCAGGTAAAGGGAATCCTGAAAAGAGTAGCTAAGAACAGGGCAAAATTGGCTGGATTAAAAATATGCTTCCCCTTAAACCTGAAAAGATTTTTTGACACAATAGCTAAGATTGTAAAAACTGCTAATACGAGCCACGGCTCCGTATAATTTATGATGCCTGAAACAATAAATCCTGAAATGATCGCGCTCTTGGGAAATACCCTCTGGTGAAAAAAGAAATGCTTAATTAATACATCGCATCCGGCCGCAAGAAAAACGCCGCTGAATATCCAAAAGATAAACCGAATATCCGACTGTGTTGCTTTTATTAAAAAAAGTACACATAATAAAAAAATCACTGGGTTTCGTTTATCTGTCAGATACTTTTTCATTCTTTCACGACTAATTTTGCCTTCATGCCGCTGTGGCCGCTACCACAATAGACTGAGCAAACAATATCAAAGCTGCCTGCCTTATCAGCCAGAAACTCTATTTTTTTTGGATCATCTTTCTTGACAGGGACGTTAATATTGTACTCCTTAATATATATTCCGTGCGTCACATCGCGAGAGTGGACATACAGTTTTACAATGTCTCCTTTTTTAACCGTTATAACCTCGGGGGAAAAACCGAATTGAAAAGCTTCAAGATCCACATCTTTTATCTTTGAGATATATTTTTCAGGATTCTTTTTAAACTCTTCAATGCACGATGAGCAGCAGAAGTTATATGTTTTGCCTTTATAATTATATGAGTATTCTTTACCGGCCTTCCCGCCTAAAACAGGGCAGACTCCTAAATCTTCTTCTCCCTCGTGCATGGCCATCTTGCCCATAGCATGCTCATGGCTATTATTGTGCTCATAATGTTCATGGGAATAAGCCATGCTGGTTGCCAGTAGACCTATTAAAATTGTGGTTAAAACTATTTTCATTCTTCCTCCTTTCTTACGTTTTCCCGGCAATTTCTAGCAGGAAATTTTCTTTTCCGAATTCCTCAATCAGTGAGCCAAAGCGCTGCCTAGGTTTGGCGTGTCTTTTATAAAAGGCAACGACCCTTTTTACGATCTGCAGTACCTCGTCTTCGGTAAAAATATTTTCTGTTTTAAATGCGTTTCTGGGTGTCCTGCCGCCCGAACCTCCCAAGTATACAACATAACCGATCCCGACGCCGGATGTTGAAGGGCCTGCCTGGCCGTGTATGCCTATCTCGCTAACCTGCGGACGCGTGCACGCATTCGGGCATCCTGAAATAGCTATCTTAAACTTATGAGGCAGGTCCATGCCGCAGGCTATGCCCAGCTCCTTCTCTATTCTTTCTGCAAGAGAAAAAGTATTGACTAGCCCTTGCCTGCACCAGTTGTTGCCGGGGCAGACGGTCGTGGCCCTGAGGCGGGGGCCCGATGTACCCAGAGCTATCCCGGCGCTTGCAAGCTCCGCTTCGACTTCCGGGATATCCTCAAATTTTATGAACGGCACCTCTATACCCTGGCGGACAGTCGCGTGGACAAACCCCCTCGCGTATTTCTGGGTCAGCTCATTTATTTTCGCGATGTGCTCAGCCTTGTATATTCCGGCGACCGACCTGGTACGCAGGACAAAAAATCCAT
This DNA window, taken from Candidatus Omnitrophota bacterium, encodes the following:
- a CDS encoding YHS domain-containing protein, translated to MKIVLTTILIGLLATSMAYSHEHYEHNNSHEHAMGKMAMHEGEEDLGVCPVLGGKAGKEYSYNYKGKTYNFCCSSCIEEFKKNPEKYISKIKDVDLEAFQFGFSPEVITVKKGDIVKLYVHSRDVTHGIYIKEYNINVPVKKDDPKKIEFLADKAGSFDIVCSVYCGSGHSGMKAKLVVKE